One Deinococcus grandis DNA window includes the following coding sequences:
- a CDS encoding transcription initiation factor IIE subunit alpha family protein, which produces MFNPPTLEDLQETRRANEKLVLKALESKPEWVETELAKTTSLALSHLRAALASLLDQGRVRRLPGTGTRAVYGLADPGLADVPATPLTSDAKKVRDYLEGRADSALYMSDQLRMTREDVMAALSLLNAHGMITCTFVGSLVIFRLKETQALGQDGAAAPEKATGRKKAVA; this is translated from the coding sequence ATGTTCAATCCCCCCACCCTCGAAGACCTGCAGGAAACCCGCCGCGCCAACGAGAAACTGGTGCTCAAGGCCCTGGAAAGCAAACCCGAATGGGTCGAGACCGAACTGGCCAAGACGACCAGCCTCGCCCTGAGCCACCTGCGCGCCGCGCTGGCCAGCCTGCTCGACCAGGGCCGCGTGCGCCGCCTGCCCGGCACCGGCACCCGCGCCGTGTACGGCCTCGCCGACCCCGGTCTGGCCGACGTGCCCGCCACCCCTCTGACCAGTGACGCCAAGAAGGTCCGCGATTACCTCGAGGGCCGCGCCGACAGCGCCCTGTACATGAGCGACCAGCTGCGCATGACCCGCGAGGACGTCATGGCCGCCCTGAGCCTCCTGAACGCGCACGGCATGATCACCTGCACCTTCGTGGGCAGCCTCGTGATCTTCCGCCTGAAGGAAACCCAGGCGCTCGGCCAGGACGGCGCCGCCGCGCCCGAGAAGGCTACGGGCCGCAAGAAAGCCGTCGCCTGA
- the hemE gene encoding uroporphyrinogen decarboxylase has translation MTRPSTPVLTPDPTNRDSAFLKTMRGEAAPHTPVWFMRQAGRYMPEYRALRAGRSMLECIRTPELAAEITLQPIKAMPMDAAILFNDILTPLPVMGLDLDFVGGVGPQISNRIETPFDVDRLGVPAAAEVMPYTAESIKLVRQELDPRGVPLIGFVGAPFTLASYAIEGKGSRNYERTKRFMYGEPAAWHRLMDKFETILADYLAEQVKAGAQAVQIFDSWVGALSIYDYVTFVKPATGRLIERTKKLGVPVIYFGTSTHHLLPEMSSLGSDVMGIDWRTPLNDAWKLIQPGQGVQGNLDPLLLQGPWRELKHQTDRILAEVDGRPGHIFNVGHGLLPETPVDMVRRLVDYVHEQTAK, from the coding sequence GTGACCCGACCCAGCACCCCCGTCCTGACCCCTGACCCCACCAACCGCGACTCCGCGTTCCTGAAGACCATGCGCGGCGAGGCCGCCCCGCACACCCCGGTGTGGTTCATGCGGCAGGCCGGGCGCTACATGCCCGAGTACCGCGCGCTGCGCGCCGGGCGCAGCATGCTGGAGTGCATCCGCACGCCGGAACTGGCCGCCGAGATCACCCTGCAGCCCATCAAGGCCATGCCCATGGACGCCGCGATCCTCTTCAACGACATCCTGACGCCCCTGCCCGTCATGGGCCTGGACCTGGACTTCGTGGGTGGCGTCGGCCCGCAGATCAGCAACCGCATCGAGACCCCCTTCGACGTGGACCGCCTGGGCGTGCCCGCCGCCGCGGAAGTCATGCCGTACACCGCCGAGTCCATCAAGCTCGTGCGGCAGGAACTCGACCCGCGCGGCGTGCCGCTGATCGGCTTCGTGGGCGCGCCGTTCACGCTGGCCAGCTACGCCATCGAGGGCAAGGGCAGCCGCAACTACGAGCGCACCAAGCGCTTCATGTACGGCGAGCCCGCCGCGTGGCACCGCCTGATGGACAAGTTCGAGACGATCCTCGCGGACTACCTGGCCGAGCAGGTCAAGGCCGGCGCGCAGGCCGTGCAGATCTTCGACTCGTGGGTGGGCGCGCTGAGCATCTACGACTACGTGACGTTCGTGAAGCCCGCCACGGGCCGCCTGATCGAACGCACCAAGAAGCTGGGCGTGCCCGTCATCTACTTCGGGACCAGCACCCACCACCTCCTGCCCGAGATGTCCTCGCTGGGCAGCGACGTCATGGGCATCGACTGGCGCACGCCCCTGAACGACGCGTGGAAACTCATCCAGCCCGGGCAGGGCGTGCAGGGGAACCTCGACCCGCTGCTGCTCCAGGGCCCCTGGCGTGAACTGAAGCACCAGACCGACCGCATCCTGGCCGAGGTGGACGGCCGCCCCGGGCACATCTTCAACGTGGGGCACGGCCTGCTGCCCGAGACGCCCGTGGACATGGTCCGCCGCCTCGTGGACTACGTGCACGAACAGACGGCGAAGTAA
- a CDS encoding ABC transporter ATP-binding protein: MLDIQNVTKSYRAYQALRGVTLQAHSGEVFGLLGPNGAGKTTLLRILATLLEPTSGTAVVGGHDIHHDPEGVRRAVGVVNGGMGLPARLTGREVLRSFATLYGLTRAQADARITELDDRLELGRTLDVRAGEYSTGMKQKVVIARAVIHDPPVLILDEAASGLDIFARRTLLDFVHATRAPGRLTVYSTHVMSEVEEVCDRVAILHEGHLLNVGTIPDVLARTGASSLERAFFTLVRPDAAPAEARHAR; encoded by the coding sequence ATGCTCGACATTCAGAACGTCACCAAGTCCTACCGCGCCTACCAGGCGCTGCGCGGCGTCACCCTGCAGGCCCACAGCGGCGAGGTCTTCGGTCTGCTCGGCCCGAACGGCGCCGGGAAGACCACCCTGCTGCGCATCCTCGCCACGCTGCTCGAACCGACCTCCGGCACGGCCGTGGTCGGCGGGCACGACATCCACCACGACCCCGAAGGTGTACGGCGCGCGGTCGGCGTCGTGAACGGCGGCATGGGCCTCCCCGCGCGCCTCACGGGCCGCGAGGTCCTGCGGTCCTTCGCCACGCTGTACGGCCTGACCCGCGCCCAGGCCGACGCGCGCATCACCGAACTCGACGACCGGCTGGAACTGGGCCGCACGCTGGACGTCCGCGCCGGGGAGTACTCCACCGGCATGAAGCAGAAGGTCGTGATCGCCCGCGCCGTCATCCACGACCCGCCCGTCCTGATCCTCGACGAGGCCGCCAGCGGCCTGGACATCTTCGCGCGGCGCACCCTGCTGGACTTCGTGCACGCCACCCGCGCCCCGGGCCGCCTGACCGTGTACTCCACGCACGTCATGAGCGAGGTCGAGGAAGTCTGCGACCGCGTCGCCATCCTGCACGAGGGGCACCTCCTGAACGTCGGCACCATCCCCGACGTGCTGGCCCGCACCGGCGCGAGCAGCCTGGAACGCGCCTTCTTCACCCTCGTCCGCCCGGACGCTGCCCCCGCGGAGGCCCGCCATGCCCGCTGA
- the hemH gene encoding ferrochelatase, translated as MTDSTHTEAPLGVLFMAYGGPESLEDMPGYLADIRAGRVTTQAVLDEITNNYRQIGGKSPLPEFTRAQVEATMQELQARVQRPLKAYIGMRHWNPWIEDAVREMLDDGITQAVAIVLAPHYSSMSVAKYQKKIKAGLSMNHGHIDFEFVNEYHTESGYVTALANRVREGIAAFPEGERDDVHVILSAHSLPVRILREGDPYADQLHESARLIAAAAGLRDDQWSWSYQSAGRSPEPWLGPQLDEHLHDLSGKGIRKVVSVPVGFVSDHVEILFDIDIAAQETAAELGMTLVRPPALNTDPLFIGTLASVLERKVAALS; from the coding sequence ATGACCGATTCCACCCACACTGAAGCGCCGCTGGGCGTGCTGTTCATGGCCTACGGCGGCCCCGAGAGCTTGGAGGACATGCCCGGGTACCTCGCGGACATCCGCGCCGGGCGCGTGACGACGCAGGCCGTGCTGGACGAGATCACGAACAACTACCGCCAGATCGGCGGGAAGAGCCCCCTGCCGGAATTCACCCGCGCGCAGGTCGAGGCGACCATGCAGGAACTCCAGGCGCGCGTGCAGCGGCCCCTGAAGGCGTACATCGGCATGCGCCACTGGAACCCCTGGATCGAGGACGCCGTGCGCGAGATGCTCGACGACGGCATCACGCAGGCGGTGGCGATCGTGCTGGCCCCGCACTACTCGAGCATGAGCGTCGCGAAGTACCAGAAGAAGATCAAGGCGGGCCTGAGCATGAACCACGGCCACATCGACTTCGAGTTCGTGAACGAGTACCACACCGAGAGCGGGTACGTGACGGCCCTGGCCAACCGCGTCCGCGAGGGCATCGCGGCGTTCCCGGAGGGCGAGCGGGACGACGTGCACGTGATCCTCAGCGCGCACAGCCTGCCGGTTCGGATCCTGCGCGAGGGTGACCCGTACGCCGACCAGCTGCACGAGTCCGCGCGCCTGATCGCCGCCGCCGCCGGGCTGCGCGACGACCAGTGGTCGTGGAGTTACCAGTCCGCCGGGCGCAGCCCCGAGCCGTGGCTGGGGCCGCAACTGGACGAGCACCTGCACGACCTGTCCGGCAAGGGCATCAGGAAGGTCGTCAGCGTGCCGGTCGGCTTCGTATCCGACCACGTGGAGATCCTGTTCGACATCGACATCGCCGCGCAGGAAACCGCCGCCGAACTGGGCATGACCCTGGTGCGCCCCCCGGCCCTGAACACGGACCCGCTGTTCATCGGGACGCTCGCCAGCGTGCTGGAACGCAAGGTGGCCGCGCTGTCATGA
- a CDS encoding cyclic-di-AMP receptor has product MKLVLAVIQDADATALIRVLSQNAFEVTKLASTGGFLREGNTTLMIGVSDERLDELKRHVQRTCRTRTRLVAPSVPMGEQNEGLVNDPVEVPVGGAVMFVMGVQEFVKV; this is encoded by the coding sequence ATGAAACTCGTGCTGGCTGTGATTCAGGATGCGGACGCGACCGCGCTGATCCGCGTGCTGTCCCAGAACGCCTTCGAGGTCACGAAACTCGCCAGCACCGGCGGCTTCCTGCGCGAGGGCAACACCACCCTGATGATCGGCGTGTCCGACGAACGCCTCGACGAACTCAAGCGGCACGTGCAGCGCACCTGCCGCACCCGCACCCGCCTCGTCGCGCCCAGCGTCCCGATGGGCGAGCAGAACGAGGGCCTCGTGAACGACCCGGTCGAGGTGCCCGTGGGCGGCGCGGTGATGTTCGTCATGGGCGTGCAGGAATTCGTGAAGGTCTGA